In the Leptotrichia sp. oral taxon 212 genome, one interval contains:
- a CDS encoding ParB/RepB/Spo0J family partition protein — MKLLNLKIDRIVTNSNQPRKYFDNEKMSELKDSIKSSGLIQPITVRKISNGKYEIVAGERRYRACRELGMENISAIEISVGDARGYELSVLENIQREDLNPIEEAESYLMLMEVYGYTQEKLSEKLGKTRSSLSNKMRILKLPGSVKEMVKKGEISYGHARTLLSLSDQKKIESAAKEIIDKGYSVRETEKRVKVLMNKEKFSDVLPDDKQDRKKEAGNNSLNSENFHETDKINITDNQETDFSEKKDSLHIESHEKKDSEKLFLEDKLREFFESSVEIKGNLHGNGKIEIKFHDYEELERIIGLMNIDFD; from the coding sequence ATGAAACTTCTGAATTTAAAAATTGACAGGATTGTTACAAATAGTAACCAGCCAAGAAAATATTTTGATAATGAAAAAATGTCCGAATTGAAGGATTCAATAAAAAGTAGCGGACTGATTCAGCCGATTACCGTGAGAAAAATTTCAAACGGGAAATATGAGATTGTGGCAGGGGAAAGACGTTACCGGGCATGCAGGGAACTTGGAATGGAGAATATCTCAGCTATAGAGATAAGTGTCGGTGATGCCAGAGGATATGAACTTTCTGTTTTGGAAAATATTCAGCGTGAAGACCTGAATCCAATAGAGGAAGCGGAGTCTTATCTAATGCTTATGGAAGTGTACGGATACACTCAGGAGAAACTTTCTGAAAAGCTAGGGAAAACAAGATCTTCACTTTCAAATAAGATGAGGATTTTAAAGCTTCCAGGAAGTGTCAAGGAAATGGTGAAAAAAGGCGAAATATCCTATGGACATGCAAGAACTCTTCTGAGCCTGTCTGATCAGAAGAAAATAGAATCTGCTGCAAAAGAAATAATAGACAAGGGATATTCTGTCAGGGAAACAGAAAAAAGAGTAAAAGTACTCATGAATAAAGAAAAATTTTCAGATGTTTTGCCTGATGATAAGCAAGATAGGAAAAAAGAAGCGGGAAATAATAGTTTGAATTCAGAAAATTTTCATGAAACTGATAAAATTAATATTACAGATAATCAGGAAACAGATTTTTCTGAAAAGAAAGACAGTCTACATATAGAAAGTCACGAAAAAAAAGACAGTGAAAAATTATTTCTGGAAGATAAATTAAGGGAATTTTTTGAAAGCAGTGTAGAAATAAAGGGAAATTTACATGGAAATGGAAAAATAGAAATAAAGTTTCATGATTATGAGGAACTTGAAAGAATAATAGGATTAATGAATATTGATTTTGATTAA